In Dryobates pubescens isolate bDryPub1 chromosome 8, bDryPub1.pri, whole genome shotgun sequence, a genomic segment contains:
- the ZFYVE27 gene encoding protrudin isoform X1, which yields MQAAERDAAVSGPEVGVGGGEAPPEPSPPKAAAAAFDLLELVRSYRRLELYLEPLRDAAEGIRSLLRWQRPVCSLLVCLSLNFLLLTFGRAAWYSVLALLVVVPALLGYLQETCRTRPSEPELVRRRYHSVRREDLCRVQLSRQEAIAQVKSFLIQLEAFLSGMCCNCKAVYRVLYWENPTVSSQFYGALLGSVCILYLLPLCWVLAILNSTLFLGNAQFYQVIMELKASIEQCVGTKPLETTSEPAEPLPPAAPLDRTPTPTSTEDLTPGSVEEAEEAEPDEEFKDAIEENQLLVMEDDESSQCSAEFDLSLPDNGFMSKNEVIRSKVSRLTERLRKRCPTNNFGSCTGCAATFSVLKKRRSCSNCGNSFCSRCCSFKVPKAVMGATAPEAQKETVFVCALCNQVLIK from the exons ATGCAGGCGGCAGAGCGGGACGCGGCGGTAAGTGGTCCcgaagtgggggtggggggtggtgaggcCCCGCCGGAACCGTCACCACCCAAGGCTGCCGCCGCCGCTTTcgacctgctggagctggtgcgGAGCTACCGTCGGCTGGAGCTCTACCTGGAGCCACTGCGGGACGCAGCCGAGGGCATTCGTTCCCTTCTCCG GTGGCAGCGGCCCGTGTGTTCCCTCCTTGTCTGTCTCAGCCTCAACTTTCTTCTGCTTACCTTCGGCCGAG ccgcCTGGTACTCGGTGCTTGCCTTGTTGGTCGTGGTGCCGGCCCTGCTGGGCTACCTGCAGGAGACGTGCCGGACCCGGCCCTCGGAGCCTGAACTGGTGCGCAGGAGATACCACAGCGTTCGCCGGGAGGACCTCTGCAGGGTACAGCTCTCACGGCAGGAGGCCATCGCCCAGGTCAAGAGCTT cctgatccagctggaggcGTTTCTGAGTGGGATGTGCTGCAACTGCAAGGCAGTGTACCGTGTACTGTACTGGGAGAACCCCACTGTTTCTTCCCA gtTTTATGGGGCACTGTTGGGGTCTGTCTGCATACTTtatctgctgcccctctgctgggttcTGGCCATTCTCAACAGCACCCTCTTCCTGGGCAATGCCCAGTTCTACCAAG TGATAATGGAGCTCAAGGCCTCGATCGAGCAGTGCGTGGGCACCAAACCCCTAGAGACCACTTCAGAGCCTGCTGaacccctgccccctgctgcccccctggatcggacacccacccccaccagcacagag GACCTTACTCCTGGCAGTgtggaggaagcagaggaggcagagcctgATGAGGAGTTCAAAGATGCTATTGAG gagaacCAGCTGCTGGTCATG GAAGATGACGAGAgctctcagtgctcagcagagtTTGACCTCAGCCTGCCGGACAACGGCTTCATGAGCAAAAACGAGGTGATCCGCAGCAAGGTGTCGCGCCTCACCGAGCGCCTGCGCAAGCGCTGCCCCACCAACAACTTCG ggagctgcacaggttGTGCAGCCACCTTCTCTGTGCTCAAGAAGAGG CGGAGCTGCAGTAACTGTGggaacagcttctgctccaggTGTTGTTCCTTCAAAGTCCCTAAGGCTGTGATGGGAGCCACAG ccCCAGAGGCACAGAAGGAGACAGTGTTTGTGTGTGCACTGTGCAACCAGGTGCTCATCAAGTGA
- the ZFYVE27 gene encoding protrudin isoform X2, which produces MQAAERDAAVSGPEVGVGGGEAPPEPSPPKAAAAAFDLLELVRSYRRLELYLEPLRDAAEGIRSLLRWQRPVCSLLVCLSLNFLLLTFGRAAWYSVLALLVVVPALLGYLQETCRTRPSEPELVRRRYHSVRREDLCRVQLSRQEAIAQVKSFLIQLEAFLSGMCCNCKAVYRVLYWENPTVSSQFYGALLGSVCILYLLPLCWVLAILNSTLFLGNAQFYQVIMELKASIEQCVGTKPLETTSEPAEPLPPAAPLDRTPTPTSTEDLTPGSVEEAEEAEPDEEFKDAIEEDDESSQCSAEFDLSLPDNGFMSKNEVIRSKVSRLTERLRKRCPTNNFGSCTGCAATFSVLKKRRSCSNCGNSFCSRCCSFKVPKAVMGATAPEAQKETVFVCALCNQVLIK; this is translated from the exons ATGCAGGCGGCAGAGCGGGACGCGGCGGTAAGTGGTCCcgaagtgggggtggggggtggtgaggcCCCGCCGGAACCGTCACCACCCAAGGCTGCCGCCGCCGCTTTcgacctgctggagctggtgcgGAGCTACCGTCGGCTGGAGCTCTACCTGGAGCCACTGCGGGACGCAGCCGAGGGCATTCGTTCCCTTCTCCG GTGGCAGCGGCCCGTGTGTTCCCTCCTTGTCTGTCTCAGCCTCAACTTTCTTCTGCTTACCTTCGGCCGAG ccgcCTGGTACTCGGTGCTTGCCTTGTTGGTCGTGGTGCCGGCCCTGCTGGGCTACCTGCAGGAGACGTGCCGGACCCGGCCCTCGGAGCCTGAACTGGTGCGCAGGAGATACCACAGCGTTCGCCGGGAGGACCTCTGCAGGGTACAGCTCTCACGGCAGGAGGCCATCGCCCAGGTCAAGAGCTT cctgatccagctggaggcGTTTCTGAGTGGGATGTGCTGCAACTGCAAGGCAGTGTACCGTGTACTGTACTGGGAGAACCCCACTGTTTCTTCCCA gtTTTATGGGGCACTGTTGGGGTCTGTCTGCATACTTtatctgctgcccctctgctgggttcTGGCCATTCTCAACAGCACCCTCTTCCTGGGCAATGCCCAGTTCTACCAAG TGATAATGGAGCTCAAGGCCTCGATCGAGCAGTGCGTGGGCACCAAACCCCTAGAGACCACTTCAGAGCCTGCTGaacccctgccccctgctgcccccctggatcggacacccacccccaccagcacagag GACCTTACTCCTGGCAGTgtggaggaagcagaggaggcagagcctgATGAGGAGTTCAAAGATGCTATTGAG GAAGATGACGAGAgctctcagtgctcagcagagtTTGACCTCAGCCTGCCGGACAACGGCTTCATGAGCAAAAACGAGGTGATCCGCAGCAAGGTGTCGCGCCTCACCGAGCGCCTGCGCAAGCGCTGCCCCACCAACAACTTCG ggagctgcacaggttGTGCAGCCACCTTCTCTGTGCTCAAGAAGAGG CGGAGCTGCAGTAACTGTGggaacagcttctgctccaggTGTTGTTCCTTCAAAGTCCCTAAGGCTGTGATGGGAGCCACAG ccCCAGAGGCACAGAAGGAGACAGTGTTTGTGTGTGCACTGTGCAACCAGGTGCTCATCAAGTGA